A stretch of [Clostridium] innocuum DNA encodes these proteins:
- a CDS encoding type I restriction-modification system subunit M encodes MAKDNTKIGFEKQIWDAACVLWGHIPAAEYRKVIVGLIFLRYISSAFERRYQQLIDEGDGFEDDKDAYTEENIFFVPVEARWKKIASVAHTPEIGTVIDDAMRSIEKENTTLKNVLPKNYASPDLDKRVLGDVVDLFTNMDMGDIEESKDLLGRTYEYCIAQFAAYEGVKGGEFYTPSSIVKTIVEILKPFKNCRVYDPCCGSGGMFVQSAKFIEAHSGNRGEIAVYGQESNADTWKMAKMNMAIRGIEADFGPYQADTFFNDLHKTLKADFIMANPPFNLSNWGQDKLKDDVRWKYGTPPAGNANYAWIQHMIHHLAPNGKIGLVLANGALSSQSSGEGEIRKKIIQADLIEGIVAMPTQLFYSVTIPVTLWFISKNKKQKGKTLFIDARKMGYMVDRKHRDFTEEDIKKLADTFTAFQEGTLEDVKGFCAVADLQEIEKQDFILTPGRYVGIEEVEDDGEPFEEKMARLTSELSDMFAKSHELEDEIRKKLGAIGYEI; translated from the coding sequence ATGGCAAAAGATAATACAAAAATTGGATTTGAAAAACAAATATGGGACGCAGCTTGTGTTCTATGGGGGCATATTCCTGCTGCTGAATATAGAAAAGTCATTGTAGGTCTTATTTTCCTACGTTATATTTCTAGTGCTTTTGAGAGGCGTTATCAACAGCTCATAGATGAAGGAGATGGGTTTGAAGATGATAAGGATGCTTACACAGAGGAAAATATTTTTTTCGTACCTGTCGAAGCGCGTTGGAAAAAAATCGCTTCTGTAGCACATACACCAGAAATTGGAACCGTTATTGACGATGCAATGAGATCGATTGAAAAAGAAAACACAACACTTAAAAATGTGTTGCCAAAAAATTATGCCAGTCCTGACTTAGACAAGCGTGTATTAGGTGATGTTGTTGATTTATTTACAAATATGGATATGGGTGATATTGAAGAAAGTAAAGATCTTCTTGGTAGAACCTATGAATACTGTATTGCTCAATTTGCCGCTTATGAAGGGGTAAAAGGAGGAGAATTCTATACTCCTTCAAGTATTGTAAAAACGATTGTTGAAATACTTAAACCATTCAAGAATTGCCGAGTTTATGACCCTTGTTGTGGAAGTGGTGGTATGTTTGTACAGAGTGCTAAATTTATTGAGGCACATAGTGGTAATCGTGGAGAAATTGCTGTTTATGGTCAGGAATCAAATGCAGATACTTGGAAAATGGCTAAAATGAATATGGCAATCCGTGGTATTGAGGCAGATTTCGGACCATATCAGGCGGATACATTCTTTAATGATTTGCATAAAACACTTAAAGCAGACTTTATTATGGCAAATCCTCCATTTAACCTTTCAAATTGGGGACAAGATAAGCTGAAAGATGATGTTCGTTGGAAATATGGTACACCACCTGCCGGAAATGCTAACTATGCTTGGATTCAACATATGATACATCACTTAGCACCTAACGGAAAAATTGGGCTTGTGCTTGCGAATGGTGCATTATCCTCTCAGTCGAGTGGAGAAGGAGAAATCAGGAAGAAAATCATCCAAGCTGATCTTATTGAAGGTATTGTTGCAATGCCAACACAGCTTTTTTATAGCGTAACCATTCCCGTTACCCTTTGGTTTATCAGCAAAAACAAAAAACAGAAAGGAAAAACACTGTTTATTGATGCCCGCAAAATGGGTTATATGGTTGACCGAAAACACAGAGATTTTACTGAGGAGGATATTAAAAAGCTGGCAGATACTTTTACAGCGTTCCAAGAAGGTACGCTTGAAGATGTAAAAGGGTTTTGCGCAGTTGCAGACCTTCAGGAAATTGAAAAACAAGATTTTATCCTTACTCCGGGAAGATATGTTGGAATTGAAGAAGTCGAGGACGACGGAGAACCATTTGAAGAAAAGATGGCTCGCCTTACATCTGAATTATCAGATATGTTTGCTAAGTCCCACGAGTTAGAAGATGAAATTCGTAAGAAGTTGGGGGCGATTGGATATGAAATATAA
- a CDS encoding helix-turn-helix transcriptional regulator: MKVCYNKFFKLLIDRGIRKMEFAKMAGISQNTMARLSRNQNVSLDVLGKICCTLDCKIDDILEFISEDKEK; the protein is encoded by the coding sequence ATGAAGGTATGTTACAACAAATTTTTTAAATTATTGATTGATAGAGGAATTAGAAAAATGGAATTTGCTAAGATGGCAGGTATTAGTCAAAATACGATGGCGAGACTTTCTCGAAATCAGAATGTTTCATTAGATGTACTAGGAAAAATATGTTGTACTTTGGATTGTAAGATAGATGATATTCTTGAATTTATATCAGAAGATAAGGAGAAATAG
- a CDS encoding TnpV protein, which yields MKEIKYNRVGDYEIPSLKQERPLPTLSRFGREYLRILKEKHPAHYLALRAKDELNEELIRMDKELNQRYETLVERYKLSRNITEELKEQDQMRWVQEMNNIKSCVEEIIWNEVD from the coding sequence ATGAAAGAAATCAAGTATAACAGAGTAGGAGATTATGAAATTCCATCATTAAAACAAGAAAGACCTTTACCAACTTTATCAAGATTTGGAAGAGAATATCTAAGAATATTAAAAGAAAAACATCCGGCTCATTACTTAGCCTTACGAGCAAAAGACGAACTGAATGAAGAATTGATTCGTATGGATAAAGAGTTAAACCAGCGATATGAAACTCTTGTTGAACGATATAAATTATCTAGAAACATAACAGAAGAATTAAAGGAACAAGACCAAATGAGATGGGTTCAAGAGATGAATAATATTAAGAGTTGTGTAGAAGAAATTATTTGGAATGAAGTAGATTGA
- a CDS encoding relaxase/mobilization nuclease domain-containing protein, whose translation MDNVIKYVEDEKKTMQTLLDYISQDNKVKQKQYVTCLNCDAFDPLKSMQMTKKLFHDHKRIVAFHGYQSFKIDEVDANVAHEIGVKLAQKVFGNRFEVVITTHLDKDHIHNHILLNSTSFVDGKRFCNTKKDYWNMRNISDELCKEYGLSIIEGPSYDSKKLNYHIMKTYMNDIKKDINALVKESNCIRDLKDNMKKKGYEFDRIDGEDVVYHPYCNESIYLKSLGERYHLDEIEERLTDKWILPQNVAHTQSYYQCKEYYQLYKRKQLPKLAGIHVAYLISINILPTRKQHISKEARQALKKMDQYSREIEILAKNKIEDIDQLNSYQKQKQGELNDLLKQRQGCYYQRQRASRMDEKEEWSARAKLFTPEIKKLRLQIKACENIRNRSFDKDIERIAQKKIKQRNAR comes from the coding sequence TTGGATAACGTTATCAAGTATGTCGAAGATGAAAAAAAGACGATGCAAACGCTCTTGGATTACATCAGCCAAGATAATAAAGTTAAACAAAAACAGTATGTAACTTGTCTTAATTGTGATGCATTTGATCCATTAAAATCGATGCAGATGACCAAAAAATTATTCCATGATCATAAAAGAATTGTAGCGTTTCATGGTTATCAGTCATTTAAAATAGATGAGGTTGATGCAAATGTTGCACATGAAATTGGAGTAAAGCTTGCACAAAAAGTGTTTGGAAATCGTTTCGAAGTTGTCATTACCACACATCTAGATAAAGACCACATCCATAATCATATCTTATTAAATTCAACTTCATTCGTTGATGGAAAACGATTCTGTAATACCAAAAAAGATTACTGGAACATGAGGAATATATCCGATGAACTATGCAAAGAATATGGATTATCCATCATTGAAGGTCCATCTTATGATTCAAAAAAGTTGAATTATCATATCATGAAAACCTATATGAATGACATTAAAAAAGATATCAATGCTCTTGTAAAGGAAAGTAATTGTATTAGGGATTTGAAGGATAATATGAAAAAGAAAGGATATGAGTTCGATAGAATCGATGGAGAAGATGTCGTTTATCATCCTTATTGTAATGAATCGATATATCTAAAGTCATTAGGAGAAAGATATCATCTTGATGAAATTGAAGAAAGATTAACCGATAAATGGATCCTACCACAAAATGTTGCACACACACAAAGTTATTATCAATGCAAAGAATATTATCAACTTTATAAAAGAAAACAGTTACCAAAACTTGCCGGAATTCATGTTGCTTATCTTATTTCGATCAATATCTTACCTACAAGAAAGCAGCATATATCTAAAGAAGCAAGACAAGCGCTCAAGAAAATGGATCAATATTCTAGAGAAATCGAAATTCTTGCCAAGAACAAAATAGAAGATATCGATCAATTAAATAGCTATCAAAAACAAAAACAAGGTGAACTCAATGACTTATTAAAGCAAAGACAAGGGTGTTACTATCAACGACAACGAGCAAGCAGGATGGATGAAAAAGAAGAGTGGTCAGCAAGAGCTAAGTTATTTACACCAGAAATCAAAAAGCTAAGACTTCAAATCAAAGCATGTGAGAACATTAGAAATCGAAGCTTTGATAAAGACATTGAAAGAATAGCACAGAAGAAAATCAAACAAAGAAATGCAAGATAG
- a CDS encoding MobC family plasmid mobilization relaxosome protein: MKRNHEIKIRFNDDEFKILNNKLERTSLSRESFSRACILGKEIKVPPDLEYYKLKNEFNHIGNNLNQIARALNNRQDISLKTIMETIKELRQMIKNLDEKVRG, translated from the coding sequence ATGAAAAGAAATCATGAAATAAAGATACGATTTAATGACGATGAATTTAAAATCTTAAACAATAAATTAGAAAGAACGAGCTTAAGTAGAGAATCATTTTCTAGGGCTTGTATATTAGGAAAAGAGATAAAAGTACCGCCTGATCTAGAATATTATAAGTTAAAAAATGAGTTCAATCATATTGGTAATAACTTAAATCAGATAGCTAGAGCATTGAACAATAGGCAAGACATATCGCTAAAAACCATCATGGAAACCATTAAAGAATTACGACAAATGATCAAAAATCTTGATGAAAAAGTAAGGGGCTGA
- a CDS encoding AAA family ATPase, translating into MDKLDYAKKYLSLGLLVFPLQENTKSGQVVTSWLIEASKDEKKIHSWWNRNKDFNIGVRTGNGLIVIDVDNKNDKNGEEAIKSYINNFPQTFTVKTPNKGFHLYYRVDKEVGCKVGLYSGIDIRGEHGYVVGAGSNLGVKKYEILKDIPIAMANEAVYQFIENEKPKMRTVYIYEKDKIVEGTRNDTLFKLATSLKGKGLSHAAIESAIRAENLSKCFPPLDDKEIETICNSVEKQFSKRDKSEDYHPDDEISTRLKTVDEIQIKKLEWLVDDLIPKNQVTIFAGDGGVGKTSVWAHIAAKLSKGDPLFFETETSRRPMKVIYFSGEDPTDAVLKKKLLDNHGDIKMIRTIDVDDERLQHVRFDTRYLKNVIVDNRPDIVIFDPLQSFLPEHTNMSARNQMREAMNHLLFLARKYEVTFLVMVHTNKKSNASGRERAADSADIWDISRSFLFVGTLNDNVRYLSNEKNNYAPLQKTYLFKVGNGAIEFVGVSDKKDIDFQNDKLRNQRNATSQSLAKEDILNVLKGGEKTSREIEEILRAVGYSPSVIDRAKTELRKEKLIDFRKDGSNREGNKQDTIYFLL; encoded by the coding sequence GTGGATAAATTAGATTATGCAAAGAAATATCTTAGTTTAGGCTTATTAGTATTTCCATTACAAGAAAATACTAAAAGTGGACAGGTTGTAACCTCTTGGTTGATAGAAGCTAGTAAAGATGAAAAGAAAATCCATAGTTGGTGGAATCGTAATAAAGACTTTAATATTGGAGTAAGGACAGGGAATGGATTGATTGTAATCGATGTAGATAATAAAAACGATAAGAACGGCGAAGAAGCAATCAAATCATATATAAATAATTTTCCACAAACATTTACTGTTAAAACGCCAAATAAAGGATTCCATTTATATTATCGAGTAGATAAGGAAGTAGGATGTAAGGTTGGTTTATATAGCGGAATTGATATCCGAGGTGAACATGGATATGTTGTGGGGGCTGGGAGCAATCTTGGTGTTAAGAAATACGAGATATTAAAAGACATCCCAATTGCTATGGCAAATGAAGCAGTATATCAGTTTATAGAAAATGAAAAGCCAAAAATGAGAACAGTTTACATTTATGAAAAAGATAAGATTGTTGAAGGAACTAGGAATGACACTCTTTTTAAATTGGCAACTTCATTAAAAGGTAAGGGATTGTCCCATGCTGCTATCGAATCTGCTATTAGGGCTGAAAATCTTTCGAAATGTTTTCCACCCCTTGATGACAAAGAAATTGAAACCATATGTAATAGCGTTGAAAAACAATTTAGTAAGAGAGATAAGAGTGAAGATTATCATCCTGATGATGAAATTAGCACACGATTAAAAACAGTAGATGAGATACAAATCAAAAAATTAGAATGGTTGGTCGATGACTTGATACCAAAAAACCAAGTAACGATATTTGCAGGAGATGGTGGAGTTGGGAAGACTTCTGTTTGGGCTCATATTGCAGCCAAGTTAAGTAAAGGAGACCCATTGTTTTTTGAAACCGAGACATCAAGGAGACCTATGAAAGTTATCTATTTTTCTGGAGAAGATCCTACTGATGCAGTGTTGAAGAAAAAGTTATTGGACAATCACGGTGATATAAAAATGATAAGAACAATCGATGTTGATGATGAAAGGCTTCAACACGTTCGTTTTGATACTAGATATTTGAAAAATGTAATTGTGGATAATCGTCCGGATATCGTTATCTTTGATCCTCTACAAAGCTTTTTACCAGAGCATACGAATATGTCTGCAAGAAACCAAATGAGAGAAGCAATGAATCATCTATTATTCTTAGCTAGAAAATATGAAGTAACATTTCTTGTCATGGTGCATACAAATAAAAAATCAAATGCTTCGGGTCGTGAAAGAGCAGCTGATAGTGCAGATATATGGGATATCTCAAGAAGTTTCCTTTTTGTAGGAACATTAAATGATAACGTGAGATATTTATCAAATGAAAAAAATAATTATGCTCCTTTGCAAAAGACATATCTGTTTAAAGTAGGAAATGGAGCAATTGAATTTGTAGGAGTAAGTGATAAAAAGGATATTGATTTTCAGAATGATAAATTAAGAAATCAAAGGAATGCGACATCACAATCATTAGCTAAGGAAGATATTCTAAATGTTTTAAAAGGAGGAGAAAAGACTAGCCGAGAAATCGAAGAAATATTAAGGGCTGTTGGGTATAGCCCAAGCGTGATAGATAGAGCCAAAACAGAATTAAGAAAAGAAAAATTAATAGACTTTAGAAAGGATGGTTCCAATCGAGAAGGTAATAAGCAAGATACAATATATTTTTTACTATAA
- a CDS encoding site-specific integrase, which produces MATAKKNPITNKWDIQIRYKDSFGNNKKTTRRGFDTKKEAERAAYDFIKKQEKDFNMLFSDFIDIYMDDMKGRLKENTVRTKNYIINLKILPYFAKFKVSEITPAKVRSWQNDMIAKGYKDTYLKTINNQLSAIFNFAVQLYGISENPVKKAGGMGKSYSEEMKFWTKDEFVRFLEKIMNKPTSYIIFKVFYWTGMRLGELLALTPSDLHLNQKYISINKSYQRIGGRDVITDPKTPKSKRNITIPDFLVEDLREYLDILYSPDPNERVFRVTKSFLEKEMRRGAKEAGLERIRIHDLRHSHAALLIEMGFPILAVSNRLGHEKIQTTLQVYGHLYPNKQQMIADKLNERFGKEQ; this is translated from the coding sequence ATGGCAACAGCGAAGAAAAATCCAATAACTAACAAATGGGATATTCAAATTCGATACAAAGATTCTTTTGGAAACAATAAGAAAACCACACGTAGAGGATTTGATACAAAAAAAGAAGCAGAAAGAGCAGCTTATGATTTTATTAAGAAACAAGAAAAAGATTTTAATATGTTATTTTCTGACTTCATCGACATTTATATGGACGACATGAAAGGTCGACTAAAGGAAAATACGGTCCGTACAAAAAATTATATTATTAATCTAAAAATCCTTCCTTATTTTGCGAAATTTAAAGTGAGTGAAATTACTCCGGCAAAAGTTAGATCTTGGCAAAACGACATGATAGCAAAAGGATATAAGGATACGTATTTGAAAACTATCAATAACCAATTAAGTGCTATCTTCAATTTTGCAGTTCAGCTATATGGAATAAGTGAAAATCCAGTTAAAAAAGCTGGAGGAATGGGAAAAAGTTACTCTGAAGAGATGAAGTTTTGGACGAAAGATGAGTTTGTTCGATTCTTAGAAAAAATTATGAATAAGCCAACATCTTACATCATCTTTAAAGTTTTTTATTGGACCGGTATGAGATTAGGGGAGTTATTAGCTTTAACTCCCTCTGATCTTCATTTGAATCAAAAGTATATTTCTATAAATAAATCTTATCAGCGAATAGGTGGTAGAGATGTCATTACTGATCCTAAAACACCTAAAAGCAAGAGAAATATAACAATTCCTGACTTTTTGGTTGAAGATCTAAGAGAATATTTAGATATATTATATTCCCCAGATCCTAACGAACGTGTATTTCGTGTGACTAAGTCTTTCTTAGAAAAGGAAATGAGAAGAGGAGCTAAAGAAGCAGGTTTAGAAAGAATTAGGATTCATGATCTTCGTCATTCTCATGCAGCCTTATTAATTGAGATGGGATTTCCGATTTTAGCGGTATCAAATCGACTAGGTCATGAAAAGATACAGACAACATTACAGGTGTATGGACATTTATATCCTAATAAACAACAAATGATTGCTGATAAGCTTAATGAACGATTTGGAAAGGAGCAATAG
- a CDS encoding helix-turn-helix transcriptional regulator, which translates to MSFGNRLQQLRKDMNMTQKEFADLLDIPQPSVSAYENNKNTPNQDILVTIAKRCNVSLDWLCEISNNKKSITSMDDVIDFIFELLEANELGIEIEVNRRPYNDIETEDDRYCAQLTVYGNDSHSENATLVEAINEINQAYNKHKNYLMDDLYYQKQKELIKEKYQAILTKEKLPELSLEEQSKKQLEYLQNVMKHNQEKIESSRKKREEK; encoded by the coding sequence ATGAGTTTTGGAAATAGATTACAGCAACTAAGAAAAGATATGAATATGACACAAAAGGAGTTTGCGGATTTATTAGATATACCTCAGCCTTCAGTATCAGCCTATGAAAACAACAAAAATACGCCTAACCAAGATATCCTTGTTACCATTGCAAAAAGATGCAATGTTTCTTTAGATTGGTTATGCGAAATATCAAACAATAAAAAATCAATCACATCCATGGATGATGTAATCGACTTTATATTTGAATTACTAGAAGCTAATGAACTTGGAATTGAAATTGAAGTAAATAGACGCCCATACAATGATATAGAGACCGAAGATGATCGTTACTGCGCACAGTTAACAGTTTACGGGAATGATTCTCATTCCGAAAACGCCACACTAGTTGAAGCCATTAACGAAATCAATCAAGCCTACAACAAGCATAAAAACTATTTAATGGATGATTTGTACTATCAAAAACAAAAAGAGCTTATTAAAGAAAAATATCAAGCTATTTTAACGAAAGAAAAGCTTCCTGAATTATCTTTAGAAGAACAATCCAAGAAGCAATTGGAATATTTGCAAAATGTCATGAAACATAATCAAGAAAAAATTGAATCATCAAGAAAAAAACGAGAAGAAAAATAA
- a CDS encoding EcsC family protein yields the protein MADLNKLFKDSLSKVGELTKNVDLNELASKSNELVKNTTKAIADTTGSVINTSVSKTQELASLASDKVSEIEITPQDILVRALHVPGVKIERSEFLFKELIKYYPEEQVLKAISSNPASMGIPREKINEIADQVIEYETNKVSAISFAAGMPGGFAMAATIPADVAQYFGFLLRVMQKLAYLYGFQEFELSENSISDETMNQLLIFLGVMFGVNGANQGVKIIAETAGNKMSKTLAQKALTKTTLYPIVKKVATTLGFKMTKDVFAKSVSKVVPVVGGAVSGGLTYLTFKPCAIKLKDNFKSLNLSDPEFYNSLTLKLEN from the coding sequence ATGGCTGACCTTAACAAACTTTTTAAAGATTCTTTATCGAAAGTAGGCGAATTAACAAAAAACGTCGATCTAAATGAATTAGCTTCCAAATCAAACGAATTAGTTAAAAATACAACAAAAGCTATTGCAGATACCACGGGAAGTGTAATAAATACTTCTGTATCAAAAACACAAGAGCTAGCAAGCTTAGCTTCAGATAAAGTTTCAGAAATCGAGATTACTCCACAAGATATATTGGTACGTGCTTTACATGTTCCAGGAGTCAAAATTGAAAGAAGCGAATTTTTATTTAAGGAGTTAATCAAATATTATCCAGAAGAACAAGTTTTAAAAGCTATTTCTTCAAATCCTGCATCCATGGGCATACCAAGAGAAAAAATTAACGAAATAGCTGATCAAGTTATAGAGTACGAAACAAATAAAGTTTCTGCTATCTCTTTTGCAGCAGGAATGCCTGGTGGATTTGCAATGGCTGCAACAATACCTGCAGATGTCGCTCAATACTTTGGATTTCTTTTACGCGTAATGCAAAAATTAGCTTATTTATATGGATTTCAAGAATTTGAATTGAGCGAAAATAGCATCAGTGACGAAACAATGAATCAATTACTAATTTTTCTAGGAGTTATGTTTGGTGTTAATGGAGCAAATCAAGGTGTCAAAATCATTGCTGAAACTGCAGGAAATAAAATGTCAAAAACTTTAGCACAAAAAGCTTTGACTAAGACAACTTTGTATCCGATTGTAAAAAAAGTAGCGACAACACTTGGATTTAAAATGACAAAAGATGTATTTGCTAAGAGTGTATCCAAAGTAGTTCCTGTTGTGGGTGGTGCGGTTAGTGGAGGATTAACATATCTTACCTTCAAACCTTGCGCAATTAAGTTAAAAGATAATTTCAAATCATTAAATCTATCAGATCCTGAATTTTATAATTCTCTAACATTAAAGTTAGAAAATTAA
- a CDS encoding flavodoxin (An electron-transfer protein; flavodoxin binds one FMN molecule, which serves as a redox-active prosthetic group), which yields MKKRLVAYFSAGGTTKKVAEMIANCAKADLIEITPKTPYTERDLNWMDKKSRSSIEMSDKTYRPELLDIDIDMNTYHEIILGFPIWWYVAPTIVHTFLEKYNFSDKKIILFATSGGSGFGNTMRELQPSVPNSVIEEGRIFNYTTRQQIIKWVETL from the coding sequence ATGAAAAAAAGACTAGTGGCATATTTCAGTGCAGGCGGAACAACAAAAAAAGTCGCAGAAATGATTGCCAATTGTGCGAAAGCAGACTTAATTGAGATTACTCCAAAGACACCATACACAGAACGTGACCTTAACTGGATGGATAAAAAATCCAGAAGCAGTATAGAAATGAGTGATAAGACATACAGACCTGAATTACTTGATATAGATATAGACATGAATACCTATCATGAGATAATATTAGGATTTCCCATCTGGTGGTATGTTGCACCGACAATCGTACATACATTCTTGGAAAAATATAATTTCTCAGATAAAAAAATAATTTTATTTGCTACCTCCGGTGGAAGTGGATTTGGAAATACGATGAGAGAATTGCAGCCTTCTGTACCAAACAGTGTTATAGAAGAAGGAAGGATATTTAACTACACAACCAGACAGCAAATAATTAAATGGGTAGAAACATTATAA
- a CDS encoding cupin domain-containing protein, which translates to MKKIIQTAGRNALEEFAPQFAHFNDDVLFGENWNNHDIDVKTRSIITVVALMASGITDTSLKFHLQNAKRHGVTQKEIAAIITHVAFYAGWPKGWAVFTLAKEVWNVNEGDLPYEDAAMRAHAKDMIFPIGDPNDDFAKYFSGRSFLAPVSTSQVAIYNVTFEPGCRNNWHIHHAKSGGGQILICVAGRGFYQEEGKSVIEMKAGDCISILEGVKHWHGAASNEWFSHLAIEVPGIEVSNEWCEPVTDEQYLQFEY; encoded by the coding sequence ATGAAGAAGATAATACAAACAGCAGGAAGAAACGCATTAGAAGAATTTGCACCACAATTTGCCCATTTTAATGACGATGTGCTTTTTGGAGAAAACTGGAACAATCATGATATCGATGTGAAAACCAGAAGTATTATAACCGTTGTCGCTCTTATGGCATCCGGTATTACAGATACATCATTAAAATTTCATTTACAAAATGCAAAAAGGCATGGTGTTACGCAGAAGGAAATTGCTGCCATTATCACACATGTTGCATTTTATGCAGGATGGCCGAAGGGATGGGCTGTATTTACTTTGGCAAAAGAAGTATGGAATGTGAATGAAGGTGATTTACCTTATGAAGATGCAGCAATGCGGGCACATGCAAAAGACATGATATTTCCAATCGGAGATCCAAACGATGATTTTGCAAAGTATTTTTCAGGAAGAAGCTTTCTTGCACCTGTTTCAACTTCCCAAGTGGCAATTTACAATGTGACATTTGAACCGGGTTGTCGCAACAACTGGCACATCCATCATGCGAAGAGCGGTGGTGGACAGATTTTAATCTGTGTTGCAGGACGCGGGTTTTATCAGGAAGAAGGAAAAAGTGTAATAGAAATGAAAGCAGGTGATTGCATCAGTATTCTGGAAGGAGTAAAACATTGGCATGGAGCAGCATCAAATGAATGGTTCTCTCATCTGGCGATAGAAGTACCGGGAATTGAAGTATCAAATGAATGGTGTGAACCTGTTACGGATGAGCAATATTTGCAATTTGAATATTAG